From one Lemur catta isolate mLemCat1 chromosome 5, mLemCat1.pri, whole genome shotgun sequence genomic stretch:
- the TKTL2 gene encoding LOW QUALITY PROTEIN: transketolase-like protein 2 (The sequence of the model RefSeq protein was modified relative to this genomic sequence to represent the inferred CDS: substituted 2 bases at 2 genomic stop codons) — protein sequence MCVSTLSSLLDLSPVWRPRIIFDSSVERYIRLLSIKYAAFDQIRMGAISQTNINLIGSHCGVSIGEDGPSQTALEGLAMFRSIPNCTIFYRSDAVSTEYAVYLAANTKGMCFIRTSXPETEVIYTPQENFEIGEAKVVCHSDNDKVTVIGAGVTLHEALAASDNLSQXGISIHVTDAFTIQALDAATIISSAKATGGRIITVEDHYREGGIGEAVCTAVSGDPDILVQQLAVSGVPRSGKPGELLDMFGISARHLIATVKHTLMN from the coding sequence ATGTGTGTATCTACTTTGTCTTCCCTATTAGATTTAAGTCCAGTCTGGAGGCCAAGAATCATCTTTGACTCCTCTGTAGAGCGTTACATAAGATTGTTATCTATCAAGTATGCAGCATTTGATCAGATCCGAATGGGAGCCATCTCTCAAACCAATATCAACCTTATTGGTTCCCACTGTGGAGTATCCATTGGTGAAGATGGACCCTCCCAGACAGCCCTAGAGGGTCTAGCCATGTTCCGAAGCATTCCCAATTGCACTATTTTCTATCGAAGTGATGCCGTTTCGACAGAGTATGCTGTTTATCTGGCTGCCAATACCAAAGGAATGTGTTTCATTCGGACCAGCTGACCAGAAACTGAAGTTATTTATACCCCACAAGAAAATTTTGAGATTGGAGAGGCCAAAGTGGTCTGCCACAGTGACAATGACAAGGTCACAGTTATTGGAGCTGGAGTTACTCTCCACGAAGCCTTGGCAGCTTCTGACAATCTTTCCCAATGAGGTATTTCTATCCATGTCACTGACGCATTTACTATTCAAGCCCTGGATGCTGCCACTATCATCTCCAGTGCAAAAGCCACAGGTGGCCGGATTATCACGGTGGAGGACCACTACAGAGAAGGTGGCATTGGAGAAGCTGTGTGCACAGCTGTCTCCGGGGACCCTGACATCCTTGTTCAACAGCTGGCAGTGTCAGGAGTGCCTCGAAGTGGGAAGCCTGGTGAACTGCTGGATATGTTTGGAATCAGCGCCAGACACCTCATAGCGACTGTAAAACATACTTTAATGAACTAA